The nucleotide sequence TTCCTCGATGGAGTCGGCGTCCTCGTAGCTCACGAACGTCTGGGTCTCAGGATGGTAGAGCCACGGTGTGCGGGCGACCGGATGGCGGTGGTGCTGCCATGCCGGGTCGGGCAGCAGGTCACGGCTGATGTCGCGCCAGTTGCCGACATCGACGGTACCGATCTGGGGCTGGAACAGGCCGGCTTGCTCGCCAGGTGAGGTGACGCGGAATCCGCGGCCGTAGAACGGTACGCCGAGCACGAGCTTGTCGCGTGGTACGCCGTGACGCTCGTAGTAGTCGACCGCACCCGTGACGTTGTTCCACCGCCGCAGGCCGGGTTCGAGCGGGTCGTCGGCGACTTCCGTCAGTGGCGCGTTGAACGTAGCGATCGGGGAGAAGCCCGTACCGAAGTCGTAGGTCATGAGGTTGACGAAGTCGAGGACATCGGCGAGTTCCGCGAGCTCGAAGCTGTCCGCCGGGTCATACGGGCCGGCTGACTGCAGCCGCCCGGCCGGCAGGGCGGCGGTCAGCAGGCGGTCCGGGCCGAGACGGTCACGCAGGTCCTGGGCGAGCAGCGTGCAGTTACGCCGATCCTCGGGCCGCCGGGTCAGCTCGGCAGGGCCACCCGATACCGGAAACTCCCAATCCAGATCCACGCCGTCGAAGCCGGCGGTGAGCTCCACGCATTCGGCGACCAGGTTGGCGCGTGCGCGGGGGGTCAGCGCAGCATCGGAGAACCCGCCGGCACCCCAGCCACCGATCGAGATCATGATTCGCAGGTGCGGATGCGCCTGCTTGATCGCGGCGACCTGCGCTGGTGCCGCGGCAGGGGGCCTCAGGTGCCCGTCCTCGATCGTGGCGAATGCATAGAACAGGTGAGTCAGCAGGTCGGCGGGAAGGTGCTCGATCGGGTACTCGTGCGCGTCCGCTCCGGGAAAGTAGGCACCCAGAACCGTCCGCCCCATGATCACCCGGACACGGTAGCAGCAGGCGCCCAGAGCCGGGCCGGTGAATTCGGTGCGATGGCGCACCCGCACGCCTGGGAAACGCTGGCCGCTAAGCCACCGGACTTGACGATGTGAGCGTGCCGGCTCAGCTCGGTACTTCAGGCTGCGGCGATGAACACGAACTCACGGCCTGGACGATCCGGGGCCTCACGTACATCGAGGACCCGATAAGCGTTGGCAGCCAGGCTCGATTCCACCTCGTGGCGGCTGCGAAACCGGAGGGTCGAGTCGGACGTGACTACCGCGCCATCGGCCAGGAACCGGTAGGTGTACCGGAAGGAGACGAACGGAAGGCTGACGTCGGTGACCGCAAGGCGGCGTTCTACGTGCCCGATGCCCGGGACATCGAGGGTGACCGGATCAATGTCGGCGGCCCACTCCTCCCAGG is from Micromonospora terminaliae and encodes:
- a CDS encoding glycoside hydrolase family 18 protein; this translates as MRVRHRTEFTGPALGACCYRVRVIMGRTVLGAYFPGADAHEYPIEHLPADLLTHLFYAFATIEDGHLRPPAAAPAQVAAIKQAHPHLRIMISIGGWGAGGFSDAALTPRARANLVAECVELTAGFDGVDLDWEFPVSGGPAELTRRPEDRRNCTLLAQDLRDRLGPDRLLTAALPAGRLQSAGPYDPADSFELAELADVLDFVNLMTYDFGTGFSPIATFNAPLTEVADDPLEPGLRRWNNVTGAVDYYERHGVPRDKLVLGVPFYGRGFRVTSPGEQAGLFQPQIGTVDVGNWRDISRDLLPDPAWQHHRHPVARTPWLYHPETQTFVSYEDADSIEERAAFAAGHGLRGAFTWQLAGDDSEHSLLAAMTRPFRR